In a genomic window of Saccharothrix sp. HUAS TT1:
- a CDS encoding lipopolysaccharide assembly LapA domain-containing protein, whose product MPPVGEADRPKLKPTRISGTWVAVLASIVVLIVLLVFILQNLAGATIHFFGAEGTLPLGVALLFAAIAGAIVVALVGAARIMQLRRQAKRGLR is encoded by the coding sequence CTGCCGCCGGTCGGCGAGGCGGACCGGCCCAAGCTGAAGCCGACCAGGATCAGCGGCACGTGGGTCGCGGTGCTGGCCTCGATCGTGGTGCTGATCGTGCTGCTGGTGTTCATCCTGCAGAACCTCGCCGGCGCCACGATCCACTTCTTCGGCGCGGAGGGCACGCTGCCGCTGGGCGTGGCGCTGCTGTTCGCGGCGATCGCCGGGGCGATCGTGGTGGCCCTGGTCGGCGCAGCCCGGATAATGCAGCTGCGCCGCCAGGCCAAACGAGGGCTGCGCTAG
- a CDS encoding cellulose binding domain-containing protein → MRRLLALTTAAVAALGVVLVTAAASPASQPTAAAAVPTQPHNWRNVEIAGGGFVPGIVFSPAEKDLVYARTDIGGAYRWDQATGRWLPLLDWVGWDRWGYNGVASIAPDPGNADKVYAAVGMYTNSWDPNNGAILRSADRGRTWQRTELPFKLGGNMPGRGMGERLSVDPNDGRVLYFGAPSGKGLWRSADSGITWSQVASFPNPGDYVADPNDPNGYGNDVQGVVWVTYDPRSSTAGSPTKTIYVGVADKENTVYRSTDAGATWTRLAGQPTGYIAHKGVLDTEGGFLYLATSDTGGPYDGGKGDVWKHDTATGAWTRISPVPSDSADDYFGYSGLTIDRQDPGTLMVATQISWWPDIIIFRSTDGGATWTRAWDFTSYPNRSFRYKMDISSSPWLSWGANPQPPEVTPKLGWMVESLEIDPFDSDRMMYGTGATVYGTTDLTKWDDGGQITIRPTAAGLEETAVLDLISPPAGAPLISGLGDIGGFRHDDLARVPAMMFQQPNFTSTTSLDFAEANPSVVVRSGNVDGAAHVAFSTDGGGNWFAGGEPAGVTGGGTVAAAADGSRFVWSPAGAAVHHSVGFGNSWAPSSGIPAGAVVESDRVNPLKFYGLAGGTVYVSTDGGATFTAGATADATKLHATPGHEGHVWLVGEGGLFRSTDSGRTAAALAGVTSGVNIGFGKPALEKTYPALYAVLTVEGRTGVYRSDDEAGRWVRVNDDAHQYGNMGEAITGDPRVYGRVYLGTNGRGILVAEPSGDPGNTSSHTHPTDTSPTGTTTTTTTTTTTTTTRTTVTDQPPPGCSVRYRVVSQWGGGFTGSVKITNTGATSLTGWGLRWTFPNGQQITNSWNGKASQTGAAVTVDNEGWNRTIGAGGSVDFGFQASWQGSNVAPTGFSLNGRTCSAA, encoded by the coding sequence ATGAGGCGGCTCCTGGCGCTGACCACCGCGGCCGTCGCCGCCCTGGGCGTCGTGCTGGTGACGGCCGCGGCCAGCCCCGCTTCGCAGCCCACCGCCGCCGCCGCGGTGCCCACCCAGCCGCACAACTGGCGCAACGTCGAGATCGCCGGCGGCGGGTTCGTGCCGGGCATCGTGTTCAGCCCCGCCGAGAAGGACCTCGTCTACGCCCGCACCGACATCGGCGGCGCGTACCGGTGGGACCAGGCCACCGGCCGCTGGCTCCCGCTGCTGGACTGGGTCGGCTGGGACCGGTGGGGCTACAACGGCGTGGCGAGCATCGCCCCGGACCCGGGCAACGCCGACAAGGTCTACGCCGCCGTCGGCATGTACACCAACAGCTGGGACCCGAACAACGGCGCGATCCTGCGCTCGGCGGACCGCGGCCGGACCTGGCAGCGCACCGAGCTGCCGTTCAAGCTCGGCGGCAACATGCCCGGTCGCGGCATGGGGGAGAGGCTGTCGGTCGACCCCAACGACGGCCGGGTGCTGTACTTCGGCGCGCCCAGCGGCAAGGGCCTGTGGCGCAGCGCGGACAGCGGTATCACGTGGTCTCAGGTGGCGAGCTTCCCCAACCCGGGCGACTACGTCGCCGACCCGAACGACCCCAACGGCTACGGCAACGACGTCCAGGGCGTCGTCTGGGTGACCTACGACCCGCGGTCCTCGACGGCGGGCAGCCCCACGAAGACGATCTACGTCGGCGTCGCCGACAAGGAGAACACGGTCTACCGCAGCACGGACGCGGGCGCGACGTGGACCCGGCTGGCCGGTCAGCCCACCGGTTACATCGCGCACAAGGGCGTGCTGGACACCGAGGGCGGCTTCCTCTACCTGGCCACCAGCGACACCGGCGGCCCGTACGACGGCGGCAAGGGCGACGTCTGGAAGCACGACACCGCGACCGGCGCGTGGACCCGGATCAGCCCCGTCCCGTCCGACAGCGCCGACGACTACTTCGGCTACAGCGGCCTGACGATCGACCGGCAGGACCCGGGCACGCTGATGGTCGCCACCCAGATCTCCTGGTGGCCGGACATCATCATCTTCCGCAGCACGGACGGCGGCGCGACGTGGACGCGGGCCTGGGACTTCACCAGCTACCCGAACCGCAGTTTCCGGTACAAGATGGACATCAGCTCCTCGCCGTGGCTGAGCTGGGGCGCGAACCCGCAGCCGCCGGAGGTCACCCCGAAGCTGGGCTGGATGGTCGAGTCGCTGGAGATCGACCCGTTCGACTCCGACCGGATGATGTACGGCACCGGCGCGACCGTCTACGGCACGACGGACCTGACGAAGTGGGACGACGGCGGCCAGATCACGATCAGGCCGACCGCCGCGGGGCTGGAGGAGACCGCGGTGCTCGACCTGATCAGCCCGCCCGCGGGCGCGCCGCTGATCAGCGGTCTGGGCGACATCGGCGGGTTCCGGCACGACGACCTGGCCCGGGTGCCGGCGATGATGTTCCAGCAGCCGAACTTCACCTCGACCACCAGCCTGGACTTCGCCGAGGCGAACCCGTCCGTCGTGGTGCGGTCCGGCAACGTCGACGGCGCGGCGCACGTGGCGTTCTCCACCGACGGCGGCGGCAACTGGTTCGCGGGCGGCGAGCCGGCCGGCGTCACCGGTGGCGGCACGGTCGCGGCGGCGGCCGACGGCAGCCGGTTCGTGTGGAGCCCGGCCGGCGCGGCGGTGCACCACTCGGTCGGCTTCGGCAACTCGTGGGCCCCGTCGTCCGGCATCCCGGCGGGCGCCGTGGTCGAGTCCGACCGGGTGAACCCGCTCAAGTTCTACGGCCTGGCGGGCGGCACGGTCTACGTCAGCACGGACGGCGGCGCGACGTTCACCGCCGGCGCCACCGCCGACGCGACCAAGCTGCACGCGACACCGGGGCACGAGGGCCACGTCTGGCTGGTCGGCGAGGGCGGCCTGTTCCGCTCGACCGACTCGGGCCGGACGGCCGCCGCCCTGGCCGGGGTGACCTCCGGCGTCAACATCGGCTTCGGCAAGCCCGCGTTGGAGAAGACCTACCCCGCGCTGTACGCGGTGCTGACTGTCGAGGGCCGGACCGGCGTCTACCGGTCCGACGACGAGGCCGGGCGCTGGGTCCGCGTCAACGACGACGCCCACCAGTACGGGAACATGGGCGAGGCGATCACCGGCGACCCGCGCGTCTACGGCCGCGTCTACCTGGGCACGAACGGCCGGGGCATCCTCGTCGCCGAGCCGAGCGGCGACCCCGGCAACACGAGTTCCCACACGCACCCCACGGACACGTCGCCGACGGGCACGACCACGACGACGACCACCACGACCACCACTACGACGACGCGGACCACCGTCACCGACCAGCCGCCACCCGGCTGCTCGGTCCGGTACCGGGTCGTCAGCCAGTGGGGAGGTGGCTTCACCGGCTCGGTGAAGATCACCAACACGGGCGCCACGTCCCTCACGGGGTGGGGCCTGCGCTGGACGTTCCCGAACGGCCAGCAGATCACCAACAGCTGGAACGGCAAGGCGTCACAGACGGGCGCCGCCGTGACGGTGGACAACGAGGGCTGGAACAGGACCATCGGAGCGGGTGGCTCGGTGGACTTCGGGTTCCAGGCGAGCTGGCAGGGCAGCAACGTCGCGCCCACCGGCTTCTCGCTGAACGGCAGGACCTGTTCCGCTGCCTAG
- a CDS encoding carbohydrate ABC transporter permease, which translates to MATITDRPAPVAGGPRPAKRRASKRISLSERRPSFVVYGILIAFILGSAFPFYWSFLVASHDDQKFTADAPLLPGGNFFHNAGRVLDTIPFWKALGNSIIVSGTVTLSVVILSTLAGFAFAKLRFKGRGPLMVFVVATLAVPTQLGIIPLYMAMAEYGWSGTLGAVIVPNLVTAFGVFWMRQYIADAVPDELIEAARMDGCSMIRTFWHVCLPAVRPAAAMLGIFTFMMSWNDFLWPLIVLNADNPTMQVALEKLQSGYYVDNSLVLAGTTMATVPILIVFLVLGRQIVAGIMQGAVKG; encoded by the coding sequence ATGGCCACCATCACCGATCGCCCGGCGCCGGTCGCCGGTGGGCCGAGGCCCGCCAAGCGGCGGGCCTCGAAGAGGATTTCGCTCTCCGAGCGCCGCCCGAGCTTCGTCGTCTACGGCATCCTGATCGCGTTCATCCTCGGGTCGGCCTTCCCGTTCTACTGGTCGTTCCTGGTGGCCAGCCACGACGACCAGAAGTTCACCGCCGACGCACCCCTGCTGCCCGGCGGCAACTTCTTCCACAACGCGGGCCGCGTGCTCGACACCATCCCGTTCTGGAAGGCGCTGGGCAACAGCATCATCGTCTCCGGCACGGTCACGCTGTCCGTGGTGATCCTGTCGACCCTGGCCGGGTTCGCCTTCGCCAAGCTGCGGTTCAAGGGCCGCGGCCCGCTCATGGTGTTCGTGGTCGCCACGCTCGCCGTGCCCACGCAGCTCGGCATCATCCCGCTCTACATGGCGATGGCCGAGTACGGCTGGTCCGGCACCCTCGGCGCGGTCATCGTGCCGAACCTGGTGACCGCGTTCGGCGTGTTCTGGATGCGCCAGTACATCGCCGACGCCGTGCCGGACGAGCTGATCGAGGCGGCCCGCATGGACGGCTGCAGCATGATCCGCACGTTCTGGCACGTGTGCCTGCCCGCGGTGCGCCCGGCGGCCGCCATGCTCGGCATCTTCACGTTCATGATGTCGTGGAACGACTTCCTCTGGCCGCTGATCGTGCTCAACGCGGACAACCCGACGATGCAGGTCGCCCTGGAGAAGTTGCAGAGCGGCTACTACGTCGACAACTCGCTCGTGCTCGCCGGGACCACCATGGCCACGGTCCCGATTCTGATCGTCTTCCTCGTACTCGGTCGGCAGATCGTCGCCGGGATCATGCAGGGTGCTGTGAAGGGGTAG
- a CDS encoding GH1 family beta-glucosidase, which translates to MSFPEGFVWGAATAAFQIEGATTADGRTASIWDTFCKTPGAVVGGDTGDPAADHYNRVDEDVQLMVDLGIQAYRFSTAWPRIRPDAGPVNQAGLDFYSRLVDKLLENNITPWLTLYHWDLPQTLEDQGGWANRDTAYRFAEYAESVVGALGDRVDSWTTLNEPWCSSLLSYAAGVHAPGRQEPEAAVAAVHHLLLAHGLATAAIREQAPTAKVGITLNMYPIIPANPEDPADVDAARRLDGLQNRIFLDPLFKGEYPADIVEDLEPYGFSKHIRENDLEIISAPLDQLGVNYYAEHFVSGTPEQGEPEAPVQTNGRRPTGSPWVGAEHVSFPSRGLPRTDMDWEVQPDGLFKVLKRVHDDYPSIPLYVTENGAAYVDSINDDGSIHDPERLGYIESHLRAAHAAIEAGVDLRGYFAWSLMDNFEWAEGYAKRFGIVHVDYETQVRTPKMSAMWYSQVARGNALAATVAP; encoded by the coding sequence ATTTCCTTTCCCGAGGGATTCGTGTGGGGCGCCGCGACCGCGGCGTTCCAGATCGAAGGCGCGACCACCGCGGACGGTCGCACCGCGTCCATCTGGGACACGTTCTGCAAGACGCCGGGCGCGGTCGTCGGCGGTGACACCGGTGACCCCGCCGCCGACCACTACAACCGCGTCGACGAAGACGTCCAGCTGATGGTCGACCTCGGCATTCAGGCCTACCGGTTCTCCACGGCGTGGCCGCGCATCCGCCCCGACGCGGGCCCGGTGAACCAGGCCGGCCTGGACTTCTACTCCCGGCTGGTCGACAAGCTGCTCGAGAACAACATCACCCCGTGGCTGACCCTCTACCACTGGGACCTCCCGCAGACCCTGGAGGACCAGGGCGGTTGGGCCAACCGCGACACCGCGTACCGCTTCGCGGAGTACGCCGAGTCGGTCGTCGGCGCCCTGGGCGACCGGGTGGACAGCTGGACCACGCTCAACGAGCCGTGGTGCTCGTCGCTGCTCAGCTACGCCGCCGGCGTGCACGCGCCCGGCCGCCAGGAGCCGGAGGCCGCCGTCGCGGCCGTGCACCACCTGCTGCTGGCCCACGGTCTGGCCACCGCGGCGATCCGGGAGCAGGCGCCGACCGCCAAGGTCGGCATCACGCTCAACATGTACCCGATCATCCCGGCGAACCCGGAGGACCCGGCCGACGTCGACGCCGCCCGCCGGCTCGACGGCCTGCAGAACCGGATCTTCCTCGACCCGCTGTTCAAGGGCGAGTACCCGGCCGACATCGTGGAGGACCTGGAGCCTTACGGCTTCTCGAAGCACATCCGCGAGAACGACCTGGAGATCATCTCCGCGCCGCTGGACCAGCTGGGCGTCAACTACTACGCCGAGCACTTCGTCAGCGGCACCCCGGAACAGGGGGAGCCGGAAGCACCGGTCCAGACCAACGGGCGTCGCCCGACCGGGTCACCCTGGGTCGGCGCGGAGCACGTCTCGTTCCCGAGCCGCGGCCTGCCGCGCACGGACATGGACTGGGAGGTGCAGCCGGACGGCCTGTTCAAGGTGCTCAAGCGGGTGCACGACGACTACCCCAGCATCCCGCTGTACGTGACCGAGAACGGCGCGGCCTACGTCGACTCCATCAACGACGACGGCTCCATCCACGACCCGGAGCGCCTTGGTTACATCGAGTCGCACCTCAGGGCGGCTCATGCGGCCATCGAGGCGGGTGTGGACCTGCGTGGTTACTTCGCGTGGTCGCTGATGGACAACTTCGAGTGGGCCGAGGGATACGCCAAGCGGTTCGGGATCGTGCATGTCGACTACGAGACCCAGGTGCGGACGCCTAAGATGAGTGCCATGTGGTACTCGCAGGTTGCCCGTGGCAACGCTCTCGCAGCGACGGTCGCTCCGTGA
- a CDS encoding carbohydrate ABC transporter permease: MTTELTVTRGRGAEPRPPRRDDNDDIGSGKLSWRYRLTRLDVKYSPYVYIAPFFILFAVVGLFPLLYTAYISLFDWELGADEQPFVGIENYTELLADSQFWTAMVNTFSIFAISTIPQVIIAVLLAALLNTALRGRTGWRMGVLLPYVASLVALTIIFGDLFGVQYGSVNNVLELFGLDRIDWQAERWWSHVAIATMVNWRWTGYNALIVLAAMQAIPRDVYEAAWVDGASKVRQFFSITLPMLRPTLIFVIVTSTIGGLQIFTEPLLFSPSAGANGGASHQYQTVVLYMYQSGFQSQDLGYASAMAWILFIVIIAIAGINFLLTRRLASSGEA, translated from the coding sequence ATGACGACCGAACTCACGGTCACGCGCGGGCGGGGCGCCGAGCCCCGCCCGCCGCGGCGCGACGACAACGATGACATCGGTTCGGGCAAGCTGAGCTGGCGCTACCGGCTCACCCGCCTGGACGTCAAGTACTCCCCCTACGTCTACATCGCCCCGTTCTTCATCCTGTTCGCGGTGGTGGGCCTGTTCCCGCTGCTGTACACCGCCTACATCTCCCTGTTCGACTGGGAGCTGGGCGCGGACGAGCAGCCGTTCGTCGGGATCGAGAACTACACGGAGCTGCTGGCCGACTCGCAGTTCTGGACCGCGATGGTCAACACGTTCAGCATCTTCGCGATCTCGACGATCCCCCAGGTGATCATCGCGGTGCTGCTGGCCGCGCTGCTGAACACCGCGCTGCGCGGGCGCACCGGCTGGCGGATGGGCGTGCTGCTGCCCTACGTCGCCAGCCTCGTCGCCCTGACCATCATCTTCGGCGACCTGTTCGGCGTGCAGTACGGCTCGGTGAACAACGTCCTGGAGCTGTTCGGCCTGGACCGGATCGACTGGCAGGCCGAGCGCTGGTGGAGCCACGTCGCCATCGCGACCATGGTCAACTGGCGCTGGACGGGCTACAACGCCCTGATCGTGCTGGCCGCCATGCAGGCCATCCCGCGCGACGTCTACGAGGCGGCCTGGGTCGACGGCGCGAGCAAGGTGCGCCAGTTCTTCAGCATCACGCTGCCGATGCTGCGACCCACCCTCATCTTCGTGATCGTCACCTCGACCATCGGCGGCCTCCAGATCTTCACCGAACCGCTGCTGTTCTCGCCGTCGGCGGGCGCCAACGGCGGTGCGAGCCACCAGTACCAGACGGTCGTGCTCTACATGTACCAGTCCGGCTTCCAGAGCCAGGACCTCGGCTACGCCTCGGCGATGGCCTGGATCCTGTTCATCGTCATCATCGCGATCGCGGGGATCAACTTCCTGCTCACCCGCAGGCTCGCGTCCAGTGGGGAGGCGTGA
- a CDS encoding extracellular solute-binding protein: MLATVATACGSGESGTSADGKVELTIATFNEFGYEELLKEYEAANPNVKVTQRKTGQGAPHHQNLFTKLGAGSGLADVEAVEEGFLSQVMAKSGQFENLKEIGPSDVRDDRWLQWKVDAVTTKDGKLIGYGTDIGPLAMCYRTDMLTEAGLPSDPEGVKALFATWDAYFEAGDKYVKATGKPWFDSAAQIFNPMHNQAQTGYFDRDDKLVIETNDDKKIWDQVTAAVAGGQSAKLAAWSPEWETGFKESAFATKTCPSWMLGVIAGNAGPDHKGKWAVTAAFPGGGGNWGGSYLTVPKQGKNKAEAAKLAAWLTAPEQQIKAFEAKGTFPSQTQALISPELLNSTNEYFGGEKVGLLFAEQANKVAAAQYKGPKDGEIQDNVVSPALTTVEQGTSPEEAWKTVIEGAKKAAK; this comes from the coding sequence GTGCTTGCCACAGTCGCCACGGCCTGTGGCTCGGGAGAGTCCGGCACGTCCGCCGACGGCAAGGTCGAGCTGACCATCGCGACCTTCAACGAGTTCGGCTACGAAGAACTCCTCAAGGAGTACGAGGCCGCCAACCCGAACGTCAAGGTCACGCAGCGCAAGACCGGCCAGGGCGCGCCGCACCACCAGAACCTGTTCACCAAGCTGGGCGCCGGGTCGGGCCTGGCCGACGTCGAGGCCGTCGAAGAGGGCTTCCTCAGCCAGGTCATGGCCAAGTCCGGCCAGTTCGAGAACCTGAAGGAGATCGGCCCGAGCGACGTCCGCGACGACCGCTGGCTGCAGTGGAAGGTCGACGCCGTCACCACCAAGGACGGCAAGCTCATCGGCTACGGCACCGACATCGGCCCGCTGGCCATGTGCTACCGGACCGACATGCTCACGGAAGCCGGCCTGCCGTCCGACCCCGAGGGCGTCAAGGCCCTGTTCGCCACCTGGGACGCGTACTTCGAGGCCGGTGACAAGTACGTCAAGGCGACGGGCAAGCCGTGGTTCGACTCGGCCGCCCAGATCTTCAACCCGATGCACAACCAGGCCCAGACCGGCTACTTCGACCGCGACGACAAGCTCGTGATCGAGACCAACGACGACAAGAAGATCTGGGACCAGGTCACCGCCGCGGTCGCGGGCGGCCAGTCGGCCAAGCTCGCCGCGTGGAGCCCGGAGTGGGAGACCGGCTTCAAGGAGTCGGCCTTCGCCACCAAGACCTGCCCGTCCTGGATGCTGGGCGTCATCGCCGGCAACGCCGGCCCCGACCACAAGGGCAAGTGGGCCGTCACCGCGGCCTTCCCCGGCGGCGGCGGCAACTGGGGCGGCTCGTACCTGACCGTCCCGAAGCAGGGCAAGAACAAGGCCGAGGCCGCCAAGCTGGCCGCGTGGCTGACCGCGCCGGAGCAGCAGATCAAGGCGTTCGAGGCCAAGGGCACCTTCCCCAGCCAGACCCAGGCCCTGATCTCCCCGGAGCTGCTGAACAGCACCAACGAGTACTTCGGCGGCGAGAAGGTCGGCCTGCTGTTCGCGGAGCAGGCGAACAAGGTCGCGGCGGCCCAGTACAAGGGCCCGAAGGACGGCGAGATCCAGGACAACGTGGTTTCCCCGGCACTGACCACGGTCGAGCAGGGCACGTCTCCTGAGGAAGCCTGGAAGACGGTCATCGAGGGAGCCAAGAAGGCTGCCAAGTAA
- a CDS encoding LacI family DNA-binding transcriptional regulator — MTDAVDPPKARRPNTRLEEVARAAGVSKSTVSRVINGEPYVSSRAREAVHQAIGKLGYSPNQAARTLAGSRANCIALVVSEQGSRVLADPFFAGVLRGVHAELAGKRVQLVLMMSKEGDEQDLVNYLCGGHVDGVLVISLHGQDPLPRTLADAGLPTVVGGRPLGAGGVPYVDSDNFNGAMEAARYLVSRGRKRIATIAGPRDMAVGMDRLSGWKRGLSQARLDTDLVAYGDFTPESGAVAMADLLKRAPDLDAVFVGADIMALGALQTLHAHGKKVPDDVAVVGFDDLMIASTAVPPLTTIRQDVEQLGRTMTWRLMAELAGEENLPPFLLLPTAMVSRSSA, encoded by the coding sequence GTGACAGATGCCGTTGACCCCCCCAAGGCGCGACGACCCAACACCCGGCTCGAGGAGGTCGCCCGTGCAGCCGGGGTGTCGAAGTCGACCGTCTCCCGGGTGATCAACGGCGAGCCGTACGTCAGCTCCCGGGCGCGCGAGGCCGTGCACCAGGCCATCGGCAAGCTCGGGTACAGCCCCAACCAGGCGGCCCGCACGCTCGCCGGCAGCCGGGCGAACTGCATCGCCCTGGTCGTCTCCGAGCAGGGCAGCCGGGTGCTGGCCGACCCGTTCTTCGCCGGTGTGCTGCGCGGTGTGCACGCCGAGCTCGCGGGCAAGCGGGTCCAGCTCGTCCTCATGATGAGCAAGGAGGGCGACGAGCAGGACCTGGTCAACTACCTCTGCGGCGGCCACGTGGACGGGGTGCTGGTGATCAGCCTGCACGGCCAGGACCCGCTACCCCGCACGCTCGCCGACGCGGGCCTGCCGACCGTCGTCGGCGGCAGGCCCCTTGGCGCCGGTGGCGTGCCCTATGTGGACTCGGACAACTTCAACGGCGCCATGGAGGCGGCCCGCTACCTGGTCTCGCGGGGCCGCAAGCGGATCGCCACCATCGCCGGTCCGCGGGACATGGCGGTCGGCATGGACCGCCTGTCCGGCTGGAAGCGGGGGTTGAGCCAGGCCAGGCTCGACACCGACCTCGTGGCGTACGGCGACTTCACCCCGGAGAGCGGCGCGGTCGCCATGGCCGACCTGCTCAAGCGGGCGCCGGACCTGGACGCGGTGTTCGTCGGCGCGGACATCATGGCGCTGGGCGCGTTGCAGACCCTGCACGCGCACGGCAAGAAGGTGCCCGACGACGTGGCCGTGGTCGGGTTCGACGACCTGATGATCGCCTCCACCGCGGTGCCGCCGCTGACCACGATCCGGCAGGACGTGGAGCAGCTGGGGCGCACGATGACGTGGCGGCTGATGGCGGAGCTGGCCGGCGAGGAGAACCTGCCGCCGTTCCTGCTCCTGCCGACCGCGATGGTCTCCCGTTCGAGCGCCTGA